The genomic DNA GGCAGTTCCGTAGAGGGGATTGAGTGCGAGAGTGCCGAGACGGGCGAGGGACTCGAAGTCGACCTTCTCCTTGAGAGCGTCAAGGTACGGCTGCTGCGGGTCTATTTCCTCTATCAGTCCGTCACGGGATGCCTGCTCGAATTCAGGTCTCTCCGGGCATATCTTCCCGACCATCTCATTCGCTCGACGCTCAATATCCCTGGTGGTGTCAGGAAGAGCCGGCCCTCCCCAGGCAGGAGAGAACTTGATCCCGTTATAACGGGGCGGGTTGTGACTCGCTGTAAAGTTGATGCCTCCCGCTGCCTTTCGTCTTAGAATCTCGTACGAAATCACCGGCGTCGGCGTATCCCGATCGCACAGAAAAGTCTTAATATTCGCTCCCGCCAGAATACGTGCCGCCTCACGTGCAAATTCATCCCCCATGAACCGGGAGTCGCAGCCAACGATGAGCCCCTTGTCTTTGTCCGGTCCTGCCGCCACATGGTCGGCGATGGCACGTGTAACGACCCTCACGTTGTCGAACACAAAATCATCGCATAAAATGCCGCGCCACCCCGATGTGCCGAAAGCGATACCCCCCATCCCTCCTCCTTTTCTGTCAGGCAGGAAACTACTGCTCCCAAGTGCGAGACGCCCTGCAAATGTGATAATGAATGGCTTGAAAAAACCTTTGACAAGGTTAATATAGAGGCATCCGTGAGTCAAGGGAAAGGGCCGGAAGCAGGGGGTTTTTCCTGTTGACTTTTTTCTTTCCTAATTGGTAGAGTAGCTCTTGCCAACGATTTCGCAGCAGCAACAAGAGGAGGATTAACTCATGCAGTGTCAAACGGTTCTTCCTGGTACCGAGTGTACTTTCTGGGGGAAACAAGGGTGTGCATTTTCTGACGGAGCTTGTCAGGTTGTGGTCGAGAATTGTGAGGGATGCGAGCGGGTAGTCGAAAGTTCGATAGGCAAGGTCTGTAGTGCCTATCCTGCTCCCCAGAAAAAATGGCAGACCGGTCTCTGCAACTTCGCAACACACGTAAAAGTGGAAATCAAGAGCGAAGAGACTAAAGTCAATCCTCTCAAAGCTTCCAAAAAAGCTTCCGGGGGCGGGGGCAAGAAGAAGTAACAGCTCCTGGACCGACACGGAAAAGGGAGGGGTTTCCCCCTCCCTTTTTTATTGCTTCCGATCCGCGCGTCCTCTGGTAAACTTTCCTCCAGCGATTTTAGACCCTTCTCTCCTGAGGACATCATGGCTTATGAATTTTTAAGCTGCCCGACATGCGGCGCGAAGCTTAAGGAGTACCGTAACCCGCTGCCGACCGTTGACATCATCATAGAAGTCGACGAGGGCATTGTCCTCATCGAACGGAAGAATTCTCCTCTAGGTTGGGCACTGCCCGGCGGATTTGTAGACTATGGGGAACCTCTGGAAAAAGCCGCCATCCGGGAAGCTTTGGAAGAGACATCGCTGCGGATCTGCAACCTGAGGCTTCTCGGCTGCTACTCGGACCCCGCACGAGATGTTCGTCATCACACCATCTCCGTCGTCTATGTGGCGAGCGGACACGGCATCCCTTGTGCGGCTGATGACGCCGCAAATCTACAAGTCTTTCCTCTTGATTCAATTCCGGCAAAACTTTGCTTCGACCATCGGCTGATCTTGGACGACTACCTGCGCCGCAGAAGCGAGGGGATGCTTATTCCGATAAATTCGGACTAAAGAGGCGGATCTGCGGTCTTTCTGCTATGATCCCCAGCTCAGATGCATAGCCGAAAAAGGTATCGACCCCTTTCAGGTGTTCAGGCGTCAGCTCATATGAAATAATCCGCCAGTAGTCGGCAAGATCCTCCTCACTCATCCAGCTCCGTTCTGCACACCTTGATGCTATGCGGGCATAGGTGCCGTAAGCGCGTTCCTTTGCCTGAACAAGCTCTCTCCATAAAGCAGCAACCTCATTAGGCTTCCCCAACGCAGTTTTCTCCGTAACAAGCCAGAGGGCAAAAACGAAGGGAAGTCCGGTGAATCGCCACCACAGCTCGCCCAGATCATAAACATGCAGCCCATGAAACTTCATGCTTTCCCGAAGCGCGGCATCCCCTATCAGGAGCAGAGCGCTGAAATCCCTCAACGCTTCTGCGAGCGGCAGGCCGGTGCGCTCCATATCGTTGAGGAAGCCGAATTGCTTTCGAAGGATGATCTTCAACAGGTTAACGGACGTGTCGGAGTCGGTGGTAAGACCGATGCGGGCGCCGTCAAGCTGCTCCATCGGAAGTCGCGAAAAGAGCAGCACGCTTTTTACGGGACCTACGGAGCTTATGGACAATTCAGGAAGAAGCAGGTATT from Geobacter sp. DSM 9736 includes the following:
- a CDS encoding PxxKW family cysteine-rich protein, with protein sequence MQCQTVLPGTECTFWGKQGCAFSDGACQVVVENCEGCERVVESSIGKVCSAYPAPQKKWQTGLCNFATHVKVEIKSEETKVNPLKASKKASGGGGKKK
- a CDS encoding NUDIX hydrolase, producing the protein MAYEFLSCPTCGAKLKEYRNPLPTVDIIIEVDEGIVLIERKNSPLGWALPGGFVDYGEPLEKAAIREALEETSLRICNLRLLGCYSDPARDVRHHTISVVYVASGHGIPCAADDAANLQVFPLDSIPAKLCFDHRLILDDYLRRRSEGMLIPINSD
- a CDS encoding menaquinone biosynthetic enzyme MqnA/MqnD family protein; this encodes MTLNIGHIKYANCTPIFSALLDSPACSKYSFVGGVPSVLNALLRSGEIDVCPSSSIEYGKSPGKYLLLPELSISSVGPVKSVLLFSRLPMEQLDGARIGLTTDSDTSVNLLKIILRKQFGFLNDMERTGLPLAEALRDFSALLLIGDAALRESMKFHGLHVYDLGELWWRFTGLPFVFALWLVTEKTALGKPNEVAALWRELVQAKERAYGTYARIASRCAERSWMSEEDLADYWRIISYELTPEHLKGVDTFFGYASELGIIAERPQIRLFSPNLSE